The Amycolatopsis japonica nucleotide sequence CGAACCGGCGCGGACCGGCGATTCGACCTCGTCGTCCTCGCCGACGGCCTCCGATCCCGAACCCGCGACCTCGTCTTCGCCGACATCGCCCGCACCCGCTCATTCGGCCTCTACACCGCCTACTTCACCATCCCCCGCGCCGCGTCCGACGGCCGCTGGGCCCGCTGGTACAACGCCCCCGACCGCCGCGTCGTCCTCCTGCGCCCCGACAACCAAGGCACCACCCGCGCCTCACTGTCCTTCCTGTACCCGCAAGCCGGGCTCGAACGGCTGCAAGCCCCTGCACAACAGGACTTCCTGCGCCGCCACTACGCCGACGCCGGCTGGGAAACCCCACGCGTGCTCGACACCATGGCCGACTCCCCGGACTTCTACTTCGAATCCATCGGCCAGATGCACCTCAAGAAGTGGTCACGCGGCCGCATCGCCACCGTCGGCGACGCCGCCTACTGTGCCTCCCCGCTCAGCGGCATGGGCACCAGCCTCGCCCTCGTCGGCGCCTACGTCCTCGCCGGCGAACTCAGCCGGCACACCGACCACAGCAACGCCTTCCACGCCTACGAAACCCTCCTGCGGCCCTACGTCGCACAAGCACAGAAAGTCCCCTGGATCGCACCCCGGCTGGCCTCCCCGAAAACCCGCACCGGCATCCGGCTCCTCAACACCATCGCAAGCCTCGCCACCAACCCCAAAATCAGCCGCCTCGCCACCCGATTCACCAACCCACCCTCAGACGCCATCGACCTCCCCACCTACCCCCACACCCAGCCGACCCCGCCCTGAGCAACGCACGCCCCCGCACCGGACGCCGAGACGCGTCGCTGCGATGTCGGATGCACATAGCCAACATGGGCACCGGAAGCCGGCCTGCACCTACGCTCTAAGCTTTGCAGCCGACAAAACCCTTGGCGTGCCAGGGTTATCCCTCCATACGCCCTATCCGGTTGGGACTGTTCCAAGATCGGTGTTTCCGGCCCGACACGCCGGGCTGAGGGCCGGCGGGATGGGCGCTGTGAGTGATGACATCGGAGCTTGTGAGTCCACATAAGCGTGAGTCCAGGTCGGCGCGGGAGCTGTCGCCGGAGCAGGCCGCCGCGGCGGCGATGGTGGCCGAAGCGAAGGCGCGGGGCCGGCATTGACCGGCCCGGATGGCTTGCTGAAGCTATTCACCAAGAACGTGCTGGAAACCGCACTGAACGAGGAGATGACCGAGCACCTCGGGCATGAGAAGGATCAGGCCGAGCCGGACCGTGGCTCGACGAATGTCCGGAACGGTACTCGGCCGAAACGGTGGTTTCGGACGCGGCGGGCGAGGTCGGTATCAACGTTCCTCGGGATCGGGAGAGCACGTTCGAGCCACAGATCGTGAAGAAGCGGCAACGTCGGCTTACCGAGGTGGATGAGATCGTGTTGTCGTTGTATGCAAAGGGAATGACGACAGGGGAGATCTCGGCGCATTTCGCTGAGATCTACGGATCCTCGGTCAGCAAGGAAACGGTCTCGCGGATCACTGACAAGGTTGTCGCTGAAATGAACGACTGGGCTAGCCGTCCGCTGGACGCGGTGTATGTGGCTGTGTTCATCGACGCGATCCATGTCAAGGTCCGTGACGGGCAGGTCGCCAACCGGCCTGTCTACGCGGCCATCGGCGTGACCGTGGAGGGCCGCAAGGACGTCCTGGGCTTGTGGATGGGTGTCGGCGGCGAGGGCGCGAAGTTCTGGATGAGTGTGCTGATCGACCTGAAAAACGGGGCGTGCGGGACGAGTTCTTCCTCGTCTGCGACGGACTCAAAGGCCTGCCCGACGTCGTGGCGAACGTCTGGACGCAGACCATTGTTCAGACCTGCATCGTTCACTTGATCCGCAACACCTTCCGGCTCGTTTCCCGCCGGGACTGGGATGCGGTGAAACGCGAGATCACCGGCCCCGGCGGCGGACCGAGCGATTACAGCGGTCTGGTTTGGCTGACGGAAACGGATATACGGTCGCTGTCCTCGCCGCGGCTCGAATCCGCGTACGCGATGCACCTGCGCTTGGCCGATCCAGCAGGCGCACCGGCTTTCAAGCGCTCCTTCCGGCACGGTGACGACGTCCGCCTGCACCTTCGCGCTTGGCAGGACCTGTCCGCCCAGGACGCGAAAGTGTTCAGAGACACCGAACCGACGCTCTTCGTGGGCGGCTGGCTGCTCGCGATGTCCGCCGAAGCCGGGGCCGCGGTCCTGGCCTCGCATCGGGCGTCCGAGCAGACCCGCCGGGCAGGCTTGCTCAAAGCGGTCGGCGCCACCCCCGGCGTGGTCAGCACGGTCTTGCTGGCCGAATACCTGCTCCTCGGGCTGACCGCGGCCGGGCTCGGCATCGCCACCGGCAGACTCGTCACTCCCGCGGTGGCCGGCCCCAACCCGGGTCTGCTCGACACCGACCTCCCGATCACGACCGGAACGGTACTACCGGTTCTGGTCCTGGCTTTGCTCATCGCGCTGGCCGGCACCGCCGGGCGGCCCTCCGCTCGGCGCGCACCGCCACGGTGCCCGCGCTCTCCGCACCGGCCTGCCCCGTCGACCATTCGACCTGGCTCACAGCGCTCGCGGGACGGTTGCCCGTGCCGCTGTTGCTCGGGTTCCGGCTGGTCGCCCGGCGACCGGCCCGTGCCGTGCTCAACGCCACCGGCATCGCCACCGTCGGCATCGCGGTCGGTGCCGCGCTGATCCTGCGGGCGCAGCCCCCGCACGGCTACGACCTCGGCGGCATCACGCTCGTCAACCTGCGTGACGACCAGACCGAGCGCGCCGTCCTGGCCGTCACCGCGGCGCTGCTCGCCCTGGCCGTCGTCAACACGATCATCATCACCTGGACCACGGCACGGGACGCGCGGCGCTCCTTGGCGGTCGCCCGGGCCTTCGGAGCCACGCCGGGGCAGGTCACCGCCGCGCTCGCGGTCGCCCAGATCCCGTCCGCGCTGGGCGGCGCCATCTTCGGCCTGCCGCTCGGGCTGTTGCTGCACCGAACCGTGTCCGCCGGTCCCACTCTGACTTCACCGCCGGCTTGGTGGCTGGCGGCGGCCGGGGCCGGCCTCACGCTCTCCGTCGCCGCGATCGCCACCATCCCCGCCGTCTTCGACGCACGCGTCCCGGTCACTCCGGTACTCAAAGCGGAAACCGCTTAGCAGCGCCACGCGAATCGGACCCGACCACACCGAAGGCCGAGGGCCACACGCGCCTGGCTCATCCACAGGTTTACCGTCGCTGACAACGGGAACCCGAGGTAGATGGCTGGTCACGAAGCCGACCCGAACACCCACCCGTGGACGATCGACGTCAGCGGCAACG carries:
- a CDS encoding FAD-dependent monooxygenase, with amino-acid sequence MSRTVLISGASIAGPALAYWLHQHGMTATVIERAPELRPGGQTVDLRGAGRTVIERMGLEQAARDRVTHEEGVHFVDDRNRIRASFGTDSLDGDGFVTELELLRGELAGLLYQRTRDDVDYVFGDEITGLTDTDDGVDVTFRTGADRRFDLVVLADGLRSRTRDLVFADIARTRSFGLYTAYFTIPRAASDGRWARWYNAPDRRVVLLRPDNQGTTRASLSFLYPQAGLERLQAPAQQDFLRRHYADAGWETPRVLDTMADSPDFYFESIGQMHLKKWSRGRIATVGDAAYCASPLSGMGTSLALVGAYVLAGELSRHTDHSNAFHAYETLLRPYVAQAQKVPWIAPRLASPKTRTGIRLLNTIASLATNPKISRLATRFTNPPSDAIDLPTYPHTQPTPP
- a CDS encoding FtsX-like permease family protein, encoding MSAEAGAAVLASHRASEQTRRAGLLKAVGATPGVVSTVLLAEYLLLGLTAAGLGIATGRLVTPAVAGPNPGLLDTDLPITTGTVLPVLVLALLIALAGTAGRPSARRAPPRCPRSPHRPAPSTIRPGSQRSRDGCPCRCCSGSGWSPGDRPVPCSTPPASPPSASRSVPR
- a CDS encoding FtsX-like permease family protein → MLNATGIATVGIAVGAALILRAQPPHGYDLGGITLVNLRDDQTERAVLAVTAALLALAVVNTIIITWTTARDARRSLAVARAFGATPGQVTAALAVAQIPSALGGAIFGLPLGLLLHRTVSAGPTLTSPPAWWLAAAGAGLTLSVAAIATIPAVFDARVPVTPVLKAETA